Below is a genomic region from Helianthus annuus cultivar XRQ/B chromosome 2, HanXRQr2.0-SUNRISE, whole genome shotgun sequence.
ActacatttgtttttttttattttcatatctAAATTTATTAATTGttgtttgttacatatataatgtTGTTGGTTGGAATGATTTGATAAAATTCTGGGGGGAATTCCATGGGGCAAGATGGGTATTTTTAAATGTTCAACGAGCTAAGGAAAGATTTTGCTTGCAATAGATCAAGACCCTTAATATTTCATAATATCGTGTTTATCAAAATCATATTCCGATATTATTTTTTCTTTATATTCAGTATTGTGTGTTTATTTATTAGTTGAAATATTTTAACGTTATCATTTGTCTTTCTTTTATTTATCATAAGTCATTAGTACGGTTTTAACATTGTGCTAGATGTTTAAAAACCTATGTTTAATTATACCAAAACTTTAAAATTCGTTTATTGATAACTTATTGTATTCTTTTAAATACAAAGTTACTTATAAAATTAGAATATAAAACTTTCTCGAGCCCGAAAAGCAGTCTCGTGTGATAACCTAgttaattaaatataaatataaaacaaggcccacttttatatattaataatttattaattaataatttAATCAATAATCTTAGGAGGATAAAAAAcgattttaattatttttttgttaatttgttttaaaAAATTTACATAAATGGTCCTTGAAGTTATAAATGGGTGTTTTAGGCATTTCATTGAAAATTATCAGAAAAACTAACATAAGTTAGTCTTAGTACTCCAGATTGTTACAAAATCAAACGCTAAAACGTCATATTGTTactttaaactattagtatctaAGATTGTTATTTTCCACAAACCATAGAGAATAACGCTGTAACTAAACTCTATAAATTATAATTGATTCGTATAATTTTAGTACTAACTATATAATATTTCATTTATGTAAGCTGTGTAATACACGAGTTTCTAAtctagtttaaaaataaaaataaaaaacaaaaaagttacaaatgacttAAACTATATAGTTTATAGATTCTCACATGCATTGTAATTCACTTTTAAAATTAGGTTTTTTAAGTTTTTGGCTAGTAAAAGTACACACaccgaaaaaaaaaaaataataataataataataataataataataataataataataataataataataataataataataataataaataaataaaattgtaTGTCATGAGTATGTTTGAGATTGTACCTACATCACTATAGATGTACAAGACATTCAGAAAAAATGTGTTTTAATTATATACGAGCCTAAAAACTTGGATAATTTCATTATAATTATCGAATGATATACAAACAATTTTTATCCACAAAGTTACTATTATACCCAATAACTAACCATCATATGGACCAAAACGTTAAGAGGTTCTCACCAAATGTGTGTTTTCCTATTTGCTATAATTGTAAATGATGGAATATTTAAAGGATCATATTTGTAACTTAACTCAACAAGATTTCCTTATAAATAGCTTACTTGTAGGCGTGTGTTAGCCACACTCATATCACTTTGCTTTACTCAATTCTAATGGCTACAATCCCCGACGATGACATGGTGCACCACCAAACAACGGTCGAGCTTGAGTCTAAGGACTTGTTTGACTACTCAAAACGATCCCAATGGCTACGAGCAGCTGTTCTGGGAGCCAACGATGGGTTAGTCTCGACGGCTTCCCTAATGATGGGTGTTGGAGCCGTTAAAAAAGACATGAAAGCCATGATCTTGACCGGCTTTGCTGGCTTAGTAGCCGGAGCTTGTAGTATGGCTATTGGAGAATTTGTTTCCGTTTACTCACAACTCGATATAGAGGTTGCCCAAATTAAAAGAGAGATCAACCGAAGAGATATTGTTGACGCTGAGGTCGAAAGTCTGCCAAACCCATGGCAAGCCGCGGCTGCATCAGCTCTAGCTTTTTCGTTGGGGGCTATAGTGCCTTTGTTAGCCGCTTCTTTTATTAAGCCTTACAAGGTGAGGATTTTGGTGATGGCTGCAGCAGTGACAGTGGCACTGGCCGTTTTTGGATGGTTGGGGGCCGCGTTGGGGCGGGCACCGACTGTCAAGTCTACCATTAGGGTGGTGGTTGGAGGTTGGATGGCTATGGCAATTACATATGCTTTAACAATGTTAATTGGTGCAAAGGGACTCCATTGAAGTGCATGCGCCATTTCGTCTTATATCATGgtttcaatgttttttttttcttttctttccggGTCAACATCTAGTATTTGTGTACGTAAATATATACAGGAACTAATGAATACAATTGGTAAGCATATGTTATATAATATGAgtgattattttttttctttctaattgGTAATTGTTTTTCGTATAATATGAGTGAATATTTTTTCTTTCTCATTTATATTTGTTTTGCGTAAGAATATCATTTTTTTTGGTTTATAACATGAATACAACCACTCATCTAGTTACCAAAATAACCAAAATTATccttattttgaaaaaaaaaaaaaaaaaaaaaaaaaaaaaaaaaaaaaaaaaaaactaagtatATGCATTGACTCAATGGTGACAAATTTGATGAGTATTAAATTTCTACATTTAGTGTTATCAAAATgttgtttagaaaaaaaaaaatcttaccTAAATAAATAAAAGCTATTGAATATGAGCGATTTTCATTTGTCTCATATGGAAATCCTAGGGAAATACAATCATGTTTCGGTTATTGATGTTCTTGCGTTGTTATATATATGGTTAGTAGAGGTGTTAAGAAAAAACCGGTTTTAAAATCGAAACCGGGAAAAAAACCGaaaccagttttttttttttaaccggaCCGGTTTTATAACCGAACCGCCGGTTTGTGACCGGTTACTAATCTTGATGAGAAAAACCAGTTACCGGTTGAAACCggaaaaaaaccggtttttttgggaaaaaccggttaaaaaccgatCCTAACCGGTTAcaccggttattgttttggacttgaaaaaccggttagtaaccgaaaACGGTTATAAAAAACCAGTTTTCGTTTTGGGTGAAAAAAagcggttcggttaataaccgaaaccggtttttgaaaaaaaaaaaccgatttgtacacctctaattGTTAGTGTATTATGTATATTTGTATTTATATAGGTTCGGTGTAGTTTTGGGCACCTTGGTTTGAGGGTGTCGttttgttttaatgaagtttacctttcaaaaaaaatgtattatgtatatatgtatatacaaacTAAATACAACAATGAACACAACACGATCATCGACACCTTATTATTGACCAAATGCTATCCATCGGTCACTGCTGATGGATCCCAtctaaaaaataaacataaatgaaATACAAAAATATTCGTAAGTAATCCGTGTTAGCCACCTATAGCTACCATAACCCAGGAAATTGAGATTATGACTAATGGACTGTCGACGGACAACTGACTATGATAAATCCAAACCAAGTCGTCCGTGGGAACTATTTTCTGACATATTGTCTCTCAATAATCCATTAGTAATAATAAAGATTAATCTGTTATGAATGCATCCATTATTAGTGACTATCCACATTTCTAACCCCCatgtcatatttatgtttgtattaatgttatagcctatatatagtggcTCATGTATTTTGTATGTGATATCAATAAGAAATTCATCTCTTGTACTTCCATTCTCTTCTATACATTGCTAATAGGTTCTAGTTATtacacaacacgttatcagcacgaattgCTTTTGAAGTTGGATTGTATCAACACAAGACACCATGTCGTATCAACGTTGGCGAAAGAGATAAAAGACAAAATTGTTGATCTGGTTAAAATTATCATGAACAACATTGATATCATCCTTATTTAACAAGGATCATAATGTTTTTACTTCTTTGTTTACTTTACTATGTGTTAACATATCTGAATAGTTTTCTTTTCACAAACAAACACCTATGAAAAACATTGAGATgtgaagaaaagaaagtaaaagtaAACCAGAAACACAATGGTTTTTCTAGTTTTTCTAATTGATTATTTACAATATTGTAACTAATTTCTTACCCCTCTTGGTTATCTCCCTTTTATCATTAAATATTTTATTGGATTTCAAGAGAAGTTTTGGTAGACTAAACTGAATAGGTATGTTTCATTAACGGTTTGAAAACTTGAAGTATCTAGTGAATTTATGCGTTAATTTAGTTGTCCCAAATAtgcaatatatatttaaatctcCACAATTGTTCATTTTGAAACCACTCTAaagattttaataatataattctACTTGTATGTCAACTAACTCTTGGAAGATTTAGTTTTGATTTTTGAATTGTAATCAACTTATTACTTGTGGGATAAAttgcttttattattatggttatgagtTTTGATTGGTCAATTAATTAGTTTTTGGGGTTTCAAAGAGATATTACAAATTCTAAATCATTATatgcttttattattatggttataaGTTTTGATTGGTCAATTAATTAGTTTTTGGGGTTTCAAAGAGACATTACAAATTCTAAATCATTATTTGCTTTTATCATTATGGTTATGAGTTTTGATTGGTCCATTAATTAGTTTTTTGGGGTTTCAAAGAGACATTATAAATTCTA
It encodes:
- the LOC110915829 gene encoding vacuolar iron transporter homolog 2; translation: MATIPDDDMVHHQTTVELESKDLFDYSKRSQWLRAAVLGANDGLVSTASLMMGVGAVKKDMKAMILTGFAGLVAGACSMAIGEFVSVYSQLDIEVAQIKREINRRDIVDAEVESLPNPWQAAAASALAFSLGAIVPLLAASFIKPYKVRILVMAAAVTVALAVFGWLGAALGRAPTVKSTIRVVVGGWMAMAITYALTMLIGAKGLH